In Corvus moneduloides isolate bCorMon1 chromosome 6, bCorMon1.pri, whole genome shotgun sequence, the sequence CTGATAAAGGAGAGCAAACCAGAAAAGCCGGGATCATGGAAAAACCCTAAAAACCCTCAGCCCTGGCCCCATGTTTGCTCTTCTGCCTGCCCCAACTCCCCTGCGGCGGCACCTCGATCCTTCTCTGGGTTCTGCTCAGGACAAACAACCTCACGGCCAATCCCGGGACAAGCATGCCCTGACGGACAGCGCTCGCTGTTCATTACTGTTCAGTGCTTCATGGCTGCGAACACCCCCAGAGCGAACGGCAGCTTCGTGCGAAGTTCCAGCGCCTGTAAATTGTTTACCGAGGCCAAGGCCAAACACTGCCCGCGAAAGGCCACCGCCGCCCCGCTGACGCAGCGCCCAGAGCCCGCCCGGTGTgggcgcggccgctcccgcccgccgcggccgcACTTCCGCCatggcggcggggcggggctgggccggcATGGCGGCGCCGGCGGCGCTGCGGCGGTGGTGGATGTTGGCGGTGGGCGGCCGGACGAGGTACCGTTCCCTTGAGCACTCGGCCCCTTGGACCCTCTCTCGGGGACACGGAACGTCCCTGCCGCGCGGCAGGGGTTGGTGGCCGCAggggccgggcccgccgcccGCTCCGGCGGCGCGGCGCGGACCCCTCTGAGGCgccccctttcccttctctcgAGGCAGCTGGTGTCCCGCTTCGCCGTGCCCAGGCCGAGCGCTGCCCAGGCCCCCGGCCGGCCCTGCCCTCGCAGCTGGCTCCCTGCTGCGCTGGGCGTCGTCCGTCTCCGAGCCGGGCCCGACGGAGAGCGGCCCTAGCGAAGGACAGGTCTTTCTCAGCGAGAGCTGCGTGAAGGTGGGGACTCTCGGAGGGGCTCGGGTGTCTCTGGGAGGGTTTCCACACTGCCTGCCCTGCCGTCGCGCAGGGGAGATGTTTGAATGTTCACCAGTTTGTTCAGCAGGCATTTTaatcttcttccttttatttatttgcagaggctgctggaaaTCGCAGAAGGATCAGAGTTTCTCAGGCTGCAGGTGGAAGGAGGTGGCTGCTCTGGCTTCCAGTACAAGTTTTCCTTGGACACAGTTATCAATCCTGATGACAGGCAAGGACAAAGGAGCGTTGTGGTGCTCAGGTGTTACTGTTCTTGGCAAAAACGGCAGGAGGGGGATGTGTGAGATGATGGTACCTTACACTGAAGGGAAGAAGCCTGTGAAATAAGGAGCATGCTGAGGTTGCACTTCTCTGTAAGGTCTTTGGCACAGTTGATGGTTAaatatgctgctttttttgcaGGGTGTTTGAGCAAGGTGGTGCCCGAGTGGTTGTGGATGTGGACAGCCTGGCCTTTGTGAAAGGTTCCATGGTGGACTTCAGCCAAGAGCTGATTCGAAGCTCCTTCCAGGTGGTGAGCAACCCCCAGGCAGAGAAGGGTTGCTCATGTGGGACTTCCTTCTCTGTCAAGTTCTGACTGGACTTGCCATGGATGGACACTGTTTGCAGACCCTTTTGGCAGTCTCCAGAGGGTTTATGTTTgttcttttccctgctgctccctctcaTCTCCCTTACCCTGTGACACAGCTGTTACACATtactgcagctgtgtgtgtgtttgcactGAGCCTGCCTCCAAGACTTGTTGGCCTTCCCTTCAGAAACGATGAAGTAACCATGAGCACGCACCCAGGAGCATCTTCAGCGCCTTGTGAACCACTGGCCAGGTGGTGCTGACTTGCCTGGCCTCTCCTGAATGTGGAACTACCTAATTGTCTCTGCGAGAGAAGgctgtacatatatatatatgtgtgtgtgtgtgtttatcaAAAGTTCTTACTTATAAAAGTCTATGAGATTGATTGGTATTGTTAGTGCATTTACATGTGGGTAGAATCTGGATTCTTTCAGGCTAATGTTGCTTATTCCATGTCTTCCAAGTGAATGGGACTTGGAGTGTTTCTCACGTGTACCTCCCAGGGTTGCTGGCCCCCCACTGCCCAGCTTACAGTGGGCTTTTCCAGATACTTTGCTCTTTTCTTGCTGAACAGGATTCTCTTGGTCCCAGGAACCTATGGTGGCTTTGCTGTAAGTTCCTGGGAtgatggtttttatttgttcagaGTAAGTGAAACCAAAAAATTTGAGATAGAAAGAATTAATAGCTTATGTCTTTTAtatatagaaaaagaaaagccttgtgtatatataaaaaaataaattacacagCTCTCAATGCTCCAGTGCTATTTTAGGCTCTTCCTAAGCCTGACTTGGAATTTTAGGTCCTACAGACTCTCGGGTTTCATAGTGTGGTTGCT encodes:
- the ISCA2 gene encoding iron-sulfur cluster assembly 2 homolog, mitochondrial, which gives rise to MAAGRGWAGMAAPAALRRWWMLAVGGRTSWCPASPCPGRALPRPPAGPALAAGSLLRWASSVSEPGPTESGPSEGQVFLSESCVKRLLEIAEGSEFLRLQVEGGGCSGFQYKFSLDTVINPDDRVFEQGGARVVVDVDSLAFVKGSMVDFSQELIRSSFQVVSNPQAEKGCSCGTSFSVKF